The following coding sequences lie in one Deltaproteobacteria bacterium genomic window:
- a CDS encoding prolyl-tRNA synthetase associated domain-containing protein, with the protein MPAATPEELFKRLEALDIQTETITHPAVFTVDEARKHRPGDQSGAHIKNLFLRNKKKKMWLVVAREDLPIDLKALGAAIGAGRVSFGSPDRLDQYLGVKPGSVTPFAVINDEEGVVEVVFDRAIFDSELVHCHPLVNTMTTAIKGNDLLRFLRDTGHEPRLVDIPAPAEA; encoded by the coding sequence ATGCCTGCTGCAACCCCTGAAGAACTCTTTAAACGTCTTGAAGCCTTGGATATTCAAACGGAAACGATTACGCACCCAGCGGTTTTTACGGTGGATGAGGCTCGCAAACACCGTCCAGGAGACCAGAGTGGGGCACATATTAAAAATCTCTTTTTGAGAAACAAGAAGAAAAAGATGTGGTTGGTGGTTGCCCGGGAAGATTTGCCGATCGATTTAAAGGCTTTGGGAGCGGCCATCGGAGCAGGAAGGGTAAGCTTTGGTTCACCTGATCGCTTGGATCAATACCTTGGGGTAAAGCCAGGCTCGGTCACACCTTTCGCGGTTATCAACGATGAGGAGGGCGTGGTTGAGGTCGTGTTTGATAGAGCTATTTTCGACTCAGAACTCGTTCATTGTCACCCACTCGTGAATACGATGACCACGGCGATTAAGGGCAATGACCTGCTGCGGTTTTTGCGCGACACGGGGCACGAACCAAGGCTGGTTGATATACCAGCCCCGGCTGAAGCCTAA
- a CDS encoding AraC family transcriptional regulator — protein MIKRVSIQWVRSIVRAAEASGVHPGTLLERCNLAPESLEGSVGFIPLSTTVNLWRVAQELSGDPYFGLTMGERVRPHYLSVVAYTMMNCRNFAEALEQVQKYQRLVSEGGRIEMRLEADTAAIVYIPYEADVSFSRHQIEAVLLVILGFARWLIDEDLQPIEIRFSHPKPALTQKHDEVFRAPIRFNAQEHAIVLERRWLHAELPESDPSMLQVHVAQADQRLHAMDKVSIKERVKMVLESSGHFQWDRDHMARRLHMSRRTLQRKLSKSGTTFQNLFDHYRHNAALTLLKDNDLSTGEVGLLLGFSEPSTFYRAFKRWEGCTPGAYRLAQVAI, from the coding sequence GTGATTAAACGTGTATCAATTCAATGGGTTAGGTCCATTGTGCGAGCAGCTGAGGCTTCAGGTGTGCATCCTGGCACCCTTTTGGAGCGCTGTAATTTAGCTCCCGAGTCTCTCGAGGGCTCCGTGGGATTTATACCTTTAAGCACAACTGTAAATCTCTGGCGGGTAGCTCAAGAGCTCAGTGGTGACCCGTATTTTGGGCTCACCATGGGAGAGCGGGTACGGCCCCACTACTTAAGTGTGGTGGCTTATACCATGATGAATTGCCGCAACTTTGCTGAGGCGCTTGAACAAGTACAGAAATACCAGCGTCTCGTAAGCGAAGGCGGTCGCATCGAAATGCGTCTTGAAGCTGATACAGCGGCCATTGTGTACATCCCTTACGAAGCCGATGTCTCATTTAGCCGGCACCAGATTGAGGCCGTTCTCTTGGTGATCTTAGGTTTCGCACGGTGGCTTATTGATGAAGACCTGCAGCCCATTGAGATTCGATTTTCCCACCCCAAGCCAGCCTTGACGCAAAAGCATGATGAAGTGTTCCGAGCGCCCATTCGGTTTAATGCTCAAGAGCATGCCATTGTTTTAGAGCGCAGATGGCTTCATGCTGAGCTGCCCGAATCCGATCCTTCAATGCTCCAGGTTCATGTTGCCCAGGCAGATCAGCGCCTTCATGCCATGGATAAAGTAAGCATCAAAGAGCGTGTCAAAATGGTACTTGAATCATCGGGTCATTTTCAGTGGGACCGCGACCATATGGCTCGAAGGCTTCATATGAGCCGGCGCACCCTGCAGCGTAAGCTATCCAAATCCGGCACAACGTTTCAGAATCTATTTGACCACTATCGCCACAACGCGGCGCTCACACTCCTGAAAGACAACGACCTGAGTACCGGTGAGGTGGGCCTTTTACTTGGCTTTTCCGAGCCCAGCACTTTCTATCGTGCCTTCAAGCGTTGGGAGGGATGCACCCCGGGTGCCTATCGCTTGGCCCAAGTAGCAATCTGA
- a CDS encoding DUF962 domain-containing protein, which yields MAQRNIHEWLEAYGESHQNKTNKLIHWICVPGIFLTIAGLLWAIPVPEFMAEVPYLNWGTLTLVPIILFYLRLSAKLAAGMTLFSIACVAFVAWYAEQGPFGLAVTCLFFFVAFWILQFAGHKIEGKKPSFMEDLQFLLIGPAWVIGFTYRKLGIQF from the coding sequence ATGGCTCAACGAAACATTCATGAGTGGCTTGAAGCATATGGAGAGAGTCACCAGAACAAGACCAACAAGCTGATTCACTGGATCTGTGTGCCCGGTATATTTTTAACCATTGCGGGTTTACTCTGGGCGATTCCCGTTCCCGAATTTATGGCTGAGGTCCCGTATCTAAACTGGGGAACTCTGACGCTTGTGCCGATAATTCTCTTCTACCTCAGACTCTCTGCGAAGCTTGCTGCAGGCATGACCTTGTTTAGCATCGCCTGTGTTGCTTTCGTTGCATGGTACGCAGAGCAGGGACCCTTTGGGTTGGCAGTGACCTGTCTATTCTTTTTCGTCGCCTTTTGGATTTTGCAATTCGCAGGACACAAGATTGAAGGCAAGAAGCCATCTTTTATGGAAGACCTACAGTTTTTGTTGATTGGGCCAGCTTGGGTCATCGGATTTACCTACCGTAAGCTCGGAATCCAATTCTAG
- a CDS encoding YbhB/YbcL family Raf kinase inhibitor-like protein, whose amino-acid sequence MLKHRCPSLMLALLMALLAVGCGGDDNDSPDNTDAADQADASDASDVSDMSDASDASDASDTSDASDGSDVSDMSDASDGSDVSDMSDASDGSDVSDMSDASDESDASDMSDASDASDASDTTAPDEPFTLTSSAMEDGGVFPVRHACSYYYGKSGAENVSPQFGWSGAPEGTQSFAIVFRDLTYNGFLHSIIYDIPADVSSLPESLPRDANLSEPSGAKQSRGYTNEFGYEGPCPGWEAHEYQFEIYAMPYASLSGVNMNTGMTQIEAVIKSGDIESTTLTAVFTPPAQ is encoded by the coding sequence ATGCTTAAGCACCGCTGTCCTTCTTTAATGCTCGCTCTCTTAATGGCTCTTCTAGCTGTTGGCTGTGGCGGTGATGACAACGACTCCCCAGACAATACAGATGCCGCGGACCAGGCTGACGCAAGTGACGCATCGGATGTATCCGACATGAGCGACGCAAGTGACGCATCTGATGCATCCGACACCAGCGATGCAAGTGACGGATCTGATGTATCCGACATGAGCGACGCAAGTGACGGATCTGATGTATCCGACATGAGCGACGCAAGTGACGGATCTGATGTATCCGACATGAGCGATGCAAGTGATGAATCGGATGCATCTGACATGAGCGATGCAAGTGACGCCTCCGATGCATCGGATACAACAGCACCGGATGAGCCATTTACGCTTACGAGCAGCGCTATGGAAGACGGCGGTGTCTTTCCCGTACGCCATGCCTGCAGCTATTATTATGGTAAGAGCGGCGCGGAGAATGTTTCTCCACAATTCGGTTGGAGCGGGGCGCCGGAGGGTACTCAGAGTTTTGCGATTGTATTTAGAGACCTTACTTACAACGGTTTCTTGCACTCTATCATCTATGATATCCCCGCAGATGTTTCTTCGTTGCCAGAGAGCTTGCCTCGAGATGCTAACCTGTCGGAGCCATCCGGAGCGAAGCAAAGCCGCGGTTACACCAATGAGTTTGGTTACGAGGGGCCTTGCCCAGGCTGGGAAGCTCACGAGTATCAGTTTGAGATTTACGCAATGCCTTACGCAAGTCTCTCGGGTGTGAATATGAATACGGGTATGACTCAGATTGAAGCGGTGATTAAGTCTGGTGACATCGAGTCAACCACACTCACTGCAGTGTTTACACCACCGGCGCAGTAA